One Ancylobacter novellus DSM 506 genomic window, ACGAGGCAGAGAGCGGTGAGCGAACCGAGACTGGCCACGGCATAAAGGCCCGGCGTGTTGGAAACCTCGGCGCTGCCGAACAGATAGACCGGGAAGGTCGTCATCTTTGAGCCGGCGAGGAACATCGTCACCGCGACATCCTCGAAGGACATGATGAAGCTCATGAACATCCCGGCGACGATGCCCGGCCGCATCAGCGGAATGATCACCCGGATCAGCGTGGTCAGCGAGCCCGCTCCAAGACCTGCCGCTGCCTCGTCATACTGGCCGCTCAATGCGGAGAGCCGCGCGATGGTCGGAACCAGCACGAAGGGAAAGGTGTAGATCGTATGGGCGATCAGCAATCCGTAGAAGGTGCCGACCAGCGGAAGAGCGAGCATACCCTGCCAGAAATAGAAGTACTGGAGGATCGCGACGCCGAGAATGATCGCGGGGAACTGCAACGGGCTGCGCAGCGCCGCCTCGATGAACGCCTTGCCGCGCAGATTGCTCTTCACCATCGCGATTGCCGCCGGCACACAGAGCAACGCCGACAGGGTCGCACAGCAGAGGCCAAGCACCAGGCTCCGCAGGAAGGTATCGACCGCGACCTGCGGGATCTGCATGTAGGAGGCAAGCGACCAGTCCCGCGGCGGAAAGATTACCGTTGTCGAGTTGAACGAGACGATCACCACCACGAAGAGCGGCAGCACCAGAAAAGCGACGGCCAGCACGGTCAGCGCATGCATTGCACCGCAGAGCAACGTGTCCACGACGCGTGAGATCATGTTTTTCATGATGACGAACCCCTCGCTCGGATGCTGCGGCGCCAGTGGGTCAGCAGAAGAATGCCGATCGCGACGGCGCTGATCATCGCCACCAGCATGACCGACAGCGTCGCGGCGTAGCCGAAGTCGAACAGCACCTGAGAGGCCTGCTGGATCTGGATGGCGATGACGTTGACCCGCCCGCCGCCGAGCAGGACCGGCGTGGTGAAATACGCGGCGGTGGCCATGATCGCGATAAGGCCGACAGGAACCGCGTTCATCCATGTCATCGGCAGGTGAACGGTCAGGAATGTCTTCCAACGCGAGGCACCGAGCCCGATGGCGGCCCGCTCGAAGTCACGCGGCAGAGCCTCGATCACCGGAATGAGCCCAACCATCACCACCGGAACCTGGATGTGGATCATCCCGATTGCGACCGCGGTGAAATTATTGATGAGCTGCAACGGCTCCGAGACGATCCCCAAGCCGATCAGCACTTTGTTGATCGGTCCTTCGAACCCCAGCAGAACGCGCCAGCCAAGAGCGCGGGCGATGGTGCTGGTGAACAGCGAGGCGATGGCCGCGACAAAGATGATCTTGCCGATGATGGGGCGCCGGCGCACGACCTGAAAGGCGAGCATATAGCCAAGGACGAGCGAGACGACGCCCGTCAGAATGCTCAAGAGCAGCGTGGTCGACAGCGACCGGAGAACAGAGGCCGACTGCAAGGCGTCGCTGAAGTTGCGAAGCGACAGCGAGGAAGCACCACCCGCATTGGCGGTGAGACTGCCCCAGAGGAAATGCAGCACCGGGTAGGCGAAGAACACGACAAAGAACAAAGCGAGCGGGAGTATCCCGAGCCGGTAAAGCGAGGACGAGGAGGAACTCATCGCTTGCCCCCCGGCAGATCCGCCGGCAGCAGGCGTGCATCCTGCGGCTGGAAGCTGACGAAAACGTCTGCACCTTCCTCGAATACGGCATGGCGGTGCTGGACCGCGAGCAGGGAACCCAGACCCGGGGCTTCCAGCCGCAGATGGGTGTTCACGCCGTAGAACATGCGCTTCATCACCTTGGCCGGCAGTGCACCCGGCTCGGATCGCGATGTGCAGGTGATGTCTTCCGGGCGCAGCGACACAAAGCCAGCATTCGCGCCGGCGAGATTGCCCTCCGCCTCGAACTCGTGGCCGGTATTGGTCACGCGCACCCGCGCCCGGTTGCCGTCGCGCATCAGCACCTCAACCGGCAGCAGGTTGGTCGTGCCAAGGAACTCGGCGGTGAAGGCGGTCTTCGGAGAGTGGTAGAGCCGCCAGGGATCGCCGGCATCCACGATCGCGCCGCCGCGCATGACGATGATCCGGTCGGACATCGCCATGGCCTCACGTTGGTCATGAGTCACCAGAACCGTGGTGAGCTGCAATTCCTGCTGAAGTGCGCGGATCTCTTCCTGCGCCCGTTCGCGCAGCTTGGTGTCGAGCGCGCCCATCGGCTCGTCGAGCAGCAGCATGGTCGGACGGATGACGATGGCGCGTGCCAGCGCCACGCGCTGCTGCTGGCCGCCGCTGAGCTCGAACGGGTAGCGTTCGAGATAGGTGTCCATCTGCACCATGGTGAGCGCTTCGATGGCACGCTTACGGCGTTCCGTCTTGGCGACGCCTCTCGTGCGCAGCCCGAACTCGACGTTCTCGACCGTGGTCAGATGGGGAAACAGCACGAAATTCTGGAACACCATGCCGATGTCCCGGAACTGCGGAGGAATGGAGGTGATGTCCTTGCCGTCGATCCGCAGCGATCCACCGGCCGGCTTCAGATAGCCGCCAATGGCGCGTAGAAGAGAGGTCTTGCCGGACCCGGACGGGCCAAGCAGCGACACCAGTTCACCCTTCTCGATCGTCAGGTTGAGGTCGTCGATCGCAACCCAGCCGCCATAGGCGATCTTCAGGGAATCGATCTCAAGTCTGCTCATTGCCACGCCCTCGTCGGATGCGCTTGTTGCTCAGGGTCGCCAAAACGTTCGGGTGGCGTACGTTTACGGGTCTTCAGGGTCTGAGCCGGCAACGGACAGCGATGTCAGGCTGCCCGTTGCCGCTCAGCGGATCATCAGCGAAGGATGTTCGCCCACTGCGTGGTCCACTCGCGCAGGTTGGCGAGGAAGGCCGGGTAGTCGGGCAGGAACAGCTTCGAGGGGTCCTTGATGATCCACTCGGAAGCCGAGGCATCGGCGGCCATCACGGCGTCGATCGCGGCGGCGGTCGGCGGCGTGCCCGCGATAAACATGAACAGCGGAACCGACGCCTTGCCAGCTTCGTCCGACAGAAACTCGTTCATCATCAGCTCGACCAGCTCCCTCTTGGGCGAGTTGGCCACAAGAACGAGATTGTCCGGGTTGATCAGGTCGGAATATTCCTTGCCGTCGGCGTTGATGGTCCAGTGAGCGTAGGCCACCGGGATGCCCTGCTTCTTCAGCGCGAGGCAGCGGCCCTGATTATTTCCGACCGTCAGCCACACGTCGCCCGCCGACATCGCCGCATCCATGTCGCCGGACGAGTTGAAAAAGCCATAGGCCTTCACCTGCGACGACAGCTTCTCGATGCTGCCGGACACGTCGCTGTAGCTGCCGCCCGCCGACAGCGCGATGGCCGGGGCGTTGATCAGCCATTGGGCCGCCGTGGTCGAGGGAAACATCACGCGTCCCGCCAGCGCCGGATTCGACCAGACCTTGATGTCGTGGGGCGTATCCAGCTTCAGCTCCGCGAACTTGTCGGTCCGGTAGCAGTTGCCATAGCGATACGCCATGCTGGGAATGCCCGCCTTGATCTGCAGGCTTTCCGGCACCTTCTTCATGTTGGGGATCTTGGCCGGATCGACCGTGCCGACGACCCCTTCCTGAATGCCACGCGCAAGGTTTGCGGAATCCATCAGCATCACGTCGATATCCGGATTGCCGCCGGAGGCGCGGATGCTGGTGATGTTCTTGGACGGGCTGGACGGAATCCAGTTGATGGTTATTCCGGTGCGATCGGTGAAGTATTTCCCGAAGTTCGCGGCCCATTTGTCATTGAACGCACTTGAGTATCCCGCGAAGGAGATGCTCTGACCCGCGAAGCGACGAATATCGCCCGCTTCCTGCGCCAGCGCACCATAGGTGGTGCCAAGCATCAGCACCACCGAAAGCCCGCGCAGGTGCAGCCTCGTCTTCGAAAGATAGGAAGAAGGTTTTTTGTCGTTCATTGAAGTATTCCGTTCCCCTGCTGGTGCTTGCGCACGGTGTTACTTGGTGACGTACTCCTCGTCGGTCACGGGGCTCTGCCAATCGACGTTGCCGAAATGTAGGGCGATCTGGGTGACCAGGCCGGTCTCGCTGGCGCCATGCCAGTGTTCGACGCCCGGTTCGGTCCAGACGACATCGCCGGGATTGAGGATGACGCGCTCGCCGCCGCGTTCCTGGATCCAGCCCTCGCCGGAAACCGTGTAGATGAACTGCCCGCCCTCATGGGTGTGCCAGTGGGTGCGCGCGCCCGGCGGGAACATGATGTTGATTGCCCGCGCATTGCCGGCGTTGAGCAGGATGTCGGACCAGACATCGCCGGTATTGGTCGCCGAGCGAAGACCGGACGGCTCACCGTTCCGAATGGCTTTCCCATGGTACATGTTTGATTCCTTTTCAATTTTCGCCCCGGAGGGTCAGGCCCTGCGGACAGCCGAACTAGTGCGTCGGGCGGAAGTCGCCGAGCATCTTCCGGCTGGCGTTGTAGCCGGTTAGACCGCTCATGAAGTTGCCGGGCCAGTTGCCGACGCCGCACATGAAGAGCCCCTCGATCGGGGTGGTGTAATTCGCGCAGCCCGGCATGGGGCGCGCGTCGAAGATGCGTCCGGGCACGATGTCGCCATGGGCGCCATTGCCCTCGGTCATGCCGTAGTTCCGCTCGAGATCGACCGGCGTGTAGACGCTGATGCCCTCGATGATGTCCTTGATGTTGCCGATGTTCCGGCTGAGCGTTTCGACGACGGCGTTGCCTAGCGCCTCGCGCTGGTCATCCCAACTGCCGTTGGACAGATGATAGGGCGTGCCGCGCACGCTCAGACTCATGAAGTGGCAGCCGGGCGGCGTCATGTTGGGGTCGGCCGCCGACGACACTACGCCCGAGATCGTCACATGCGGCGACCAGCGGCCCATAGCGGCCTCGTTGTAGCTCTCCTGCAGCACGTCGATGCTCGGCACCACGCGGAAATTGGTGCCGAGGAACTGGGTGTTTTCCTCGTCATTCCCGGCGCGGTTGAAGCGCGGCGTGCCCTTGAGGGCGAGGTGCACCTTGGACGACGAGCCATGCATCGTCAGCTTCCGGGCCCGCTCCTCGATCTCGGGCGGCAACTGGTTCGCAGGCACCAGCTTGGTCAACACCGTCTTGGGGTTGATGTTCGCCAGCACGCGCGCGGCTTCGATTTCCTCGCCGCTTTCCAGCACGACGCCCTTCACCTTGCCGTTGTCGCAAAGCAGTTCGCGCACCGGCGCTTCTAGACGGATTTCGACGCCGAGGCTCTCATTGGCCCGCGCCATCGCCTGCGTGACGGCGCCCACGCCGCCGATCGGCGACGCGTTCTTCATCATGAGTTCGTTGCTCTCGAAGACCACGCCGCTGCGGCGCATCGACTCTTCCTGCAGCGGACGCTGCAGCAGGATGTAGCCGCTACCGGGCGTACGCGGACCGACGAGATTGGTGGCCATCGCGGTGCCGGCAAGGAAGGACTTCAGCCACGGCGACTTCAGATGGCGGTCCAGCACGTCGGCGACGCTGCCGAACATGACGAGGTTGAACGCTTCCTTGTCGGCGGGCTCGACGAAGCGGGCCGCAACCTCTTCAAGCGAGGGGGCGGGGTCGTAGAACGACACGCCCATCTTCTTCGCCACGTTCTGATAGAACTGCATAACGTCGGAGAAGCCTTGCATGTCGCCCGGCTCCGCCAGCCGCTCCATCTCGGCGCGACGGCGCTCACGCTCGGGCCACATGACCAGCGCATCGCCATTGGAAAACAGCGTCAGCGAGTTGAGGTCGGGATGGGTCAGCCTCAGTCCGTGCTTTTCCAACTCCATGTCGCCGGCAATACGCGGATCGAGGCTGTGGCAGGAATTGGCGATGCTGCTGCCACGATACCCCGGAAACACTTCCTCGGTGATGCAGGTGCCGCCGACCTGATGGCTGCGCTCCAGCATCAGCACCTTCAGCCCCGCACGCGCGAGATAGAAACCCGCGACCAGCCCGCTATGGCCGGCACCAACGATAATCACGTCATATTTCGACATTTTGTTCGTCTCAATCTCAGGAATGCCGCCGGAGCAGCCTTCTGTCGGAACGCGCGAAATTTCGATCGATTACAGCGGCTTGATGGTGCGGGACGCGATCCGCCAGCCCTCAGGGGTCTTCTTCAGGATGTCGGTGTACTCGGCCGCGGCCATCGACTTGTCCGCCCGTTGCGACAGCGCCTTGCACAGGGCCTCAACGGTGCCATCCTCGCGGCTGGACAGCAGAAGATTGGTAATGTGGTGGCTGAGCGAGGGAGCCGGAAAGCTCCTGAACGCAGTCTTCAGTTCTTCCAGCCCATTCGCGGCCAGTCGTCCCGGATTGCTGAACTGGATGTCCTCTGCAAACAACTCGCCCATCCGGTCATATTCCTTGGAATCGAGGATGTAGGCGACCTTGTGGAGGATGTCGGTGATATCGGTCCGGTCGATCTCGGCAATGCGGGCCATGTCATTACTTCCGTACATTCTAGGAGGCTTCGGAAAACTCGGCGGCGACGCGCTTGGTCGCCTCGATCACAGCGGTCAGGCGATCCTGATCGAAACGGTGATCGGGGATGACGGCGGCGAGGGCGCCGACCAGCTTGCCCCGGATGAAAACGGGAGCCGCGACCGACCATGAGCCGCCGGTGGATTCATGATGGCTGAAGCCGTAGCCCTGCGTCCGGGTCAGCGCCAACTCCGCCTTCAGCTCCTCGACAGTCCGGTCCCGCTGGCCGGGAATCTCGAAGCTATTG contains:
- a CDS encoding cupin domain-containing protein, with the translated sequence MYHGKAIRNGEPSGLRSATNTGDVWSDILLNAGNARAINIMFPPGARTHWHTHEGGQFIYTVSGEGWIQERGGERVILNPGDVVWTEPGVEHWHGASETGLVTQIALHFGNVDWQSPVTDEEYVTK
- a CDS encoding extracellular solute-binding protein — its product is MNDKKPSSYLSKTRLHLRGLSVVLMLGTTYGALAQEAGDIRRFAGQSISFAGYSSAFNDKWAANFGKYFTDRTGITINWIPSSPSKNITSIRASGGNPDIDVMLMDSANLARGIQEGVVGTVDPAKIPNMKKVPESLQIKAGIPSMAYRYGNCYRTDKFAELKLDTPHDIKVWSNPALAGRVMFPSTTAAQWLINAPAIALSAGGSYSDVSGSIEKLSSQVKAYGFFNSSGDMDAAMSAGDVWLTVGNNQGRCLALKKQGIPVAYAHWTINADGKEYSDLINPDNLVLVANSPKRELVELMMNEFLSDEAGKASVPLFMFIAGTPPTAAAIDAVMAADASASEWIIKDPSKLFLPDYPAFLANLREWTTQWANILR
- a CDS encoding ABC transporter permease, whose product is MKNMISRVVDTLLCGAMHALTVLAVAFLVLPLFVVVIVSFNSTTVIFPPRDWSLASYMQIPQVAVDTFLRSLVLGLCCATLSALLCVPAAIAMVKSNLRGKAFIEAALRSPLQFPAIILGVAILQYFYFWQGMLALPLVGTFYGLLIAHTIYTFPFVLVPTIARLSALSGQYDEAAAGLGAGSLTTLIRVIIPLMRPGIVAGMFMSFIMSFEDVAVTMFLAGSKMTTFPVYLFGSAEVSNTPGLYAVASLGSLTALCLVLLVERFIGIRTVLSKG
- a CDS encoding ABC transporter ATP-binding protein, with product MSRLEIDSLKIAYGGWVAIDDLNLTIEKGELVSLLGPSGSGKTSLLRAIGGYLKPAGGSLRIDGKDITSIPPQFRDIGMVFQNFVLFPHLTTVENVEFGLRTRGVAKTERRKRAIEALTMVQMDTYLERYPFELSGGQQQRVALARAIVIRPTMLLLDEPMGALDTKLRERAQEEIRALQQELQLTTVLVTHDQREAMAMSDRIIVMRGGAIVDAGDPWRLYHSPKTAFTAEFLGTTNLLPVEVLMRDGNRARVRVTNTGHEFEAEGNLAGANAGFVSLRPEDITCTSRSEPGALPAKVMKRMFYGVNTHLRLEAPGLGSLLAVQHRHAVFEEGADVFVSFQPQDARLLPADLPGGKR
- a CDS encoding phytoene desaturase family protein → MSKYDVIIVGAGHSGLVAGFYLARAGLKVLMLERSHQVGGTCITEEVFPGYRGSSIANSCHSLDPRIAGDMELEKHGLRLTHPDLNSLTLFSNGDALVMWPERERRRAEMERLAEPGDMQGFSDVMQFYQNVAKKMGVSFYDPAPSLEEVAARFVEPADKEAFNLVMFGSVADVLDRHLKSPWLKSFLAGTAMATNLVGPRTPGSGYILLQRPLQEESMRRSGVVFESNELMMKNASPIGGVGAVTQAMARANESLGVEIRLEAPVRELLCDNGKVKGVVLESGEEIEAARVLANINPKTVLTKLVPANQLPPEIEERARKLTMHGSSSKVHLALKGTPRFNRAGNDEENTQFLGTNFRVVPSIDVLQESYNEAAMGRWSPHVTISGVVSSAADPNMTPPGCHFMSLSVRGTPYHLSNGSWDDQREALGNAVVETLSRNIGNIKDIIEGISVYTPVDLERNYGMTEGNGAHGDIVPGRIFDARPMPGCANYTTPIEGLFMCGVGNWPGNFMSGLTGYNASRKMLGDFRPTH
- a CDS encoding ABC transporter permease, which translates into the protein MSSSSSSLYRLGILPLALFFVVFFAYPVLHFLWGSLTANAGGASSLSLRNFSDALQSASVLRSLSTTLLLSILTGVVSLVLGYMLAFQVVRRRPIIGKIIFVAAIASLFTSTIARALGWRVLLGFEGPINKVLIGLGIVSEPLQLINNFTAVAIGMIHIQVPVVMVGLIPVIEALPRDFERAAIGLGASRWKTFLTVHLPMTWMNAVPVGLIAIMATAAYFTTPVLLGGGRVNVIAIQIQQASQVLFDFGYAATLSVMLVAMISAVAIGILLLTHWRRSIRARGSSS
- a CDS encoding nuclear transport factor 2 family protein, with the translated sequence MARIAEIDRTDITDILHKVAYILDSKEYDRMGELFAEDIQFSNPGRLAANGLEELKTAFRSFPAPSLSHHITNLLLSSREDGTVEALCKALSQRADKSMAAAEYTDILKKTPEGWRIASRTIKPL